The genomic stretch ACCATCCATGGTGTTCCCGCCGGCGCCCGGCCTCTATCGACCTCCGTTTGCAAAATCTGCCACAAACACATTGTCACCTCCTGGTTTGATGCGGAGACCCTCAGGATTGCCCCAAGCAGGGTCTCATGGCAAGCACGGATCGACCGGATATGCACCACATTTGGTGAGAGAACCTTTCCTACCGGCGACCATTTCTCCGGCGTAGAGCCGCCGTCATCCTCGTCATCACTCATCTCCACAACATCGGGTCACGTCGGCAAGCAGATTGAGGCGCCCCATCATGGAGTCCACCCCTTCCGCTGCCTTCTCCACCTCCTCACCGAGCTTTCCTTTCATCTTCTCCCGCTTCCCGACATCCCCGACCACTTGACCTCCGGAATCGAATGCGGCGGGGGAACCGCCGGAACAGCACCAACCCGGCCAAAACAGGTACACGAGGATAACACTCCGCCGCTAGTCAAGACTGGCGAGGAAAAGGGTTGCAAACTCACCAGAATCAAGCGAGGCAAAGTAGATCAAGGCAGCGCCGCCGGCGGTGAGGAAATCACCGCGGGGGAAGGGAGCAGACCGTCCACGAGCTAGGAGAGGTAGTCCATGGAGCGGCCCTGAGACGGGGCGTCCGCCCACCGGAGTGAGGAGCGGCCGGAGGCTGTGGTGGCTGGGgatctgggcggcggcggcggtgacgagCTAGACAGTCAGGAGTTCGATTCTCCTTGGCAGCGAAATTTCAGTTCGTAAGTTTGTGCCTGATCTGAAGTCGGTTCTCCATTCCTGTTGACACATTCATCGAGCTGGTGGCAACTGACGAGTGACGTGGACCTTACATCGGGGGATACCACATGTATTCATGGCGGTgacgcatttttttttttgagaaacacattacAAACGCATACACTCACATATAAACGCATATacccacccctatgaacgcacaaacGCACCCCTATCCCTATGAGAAACTCCGGAAGATTGAGCCGGCGGATTGAACCTTAAAATTGCATTTTTGAAAACAATCTTTTATCCTTTATCGGGGGATACGAAGATGTTATAACTTATAACCATGAAAAATATAGTTTaacaatattttttaaaaaagttaATGCAACATAAAATTGTAGCAAAGCAATATATTCTTTTGCTGCAAATTCATTTGCAACAGAAATCACCGACGCCTAAAGAAACATATGTTAACAACATTTCGAAACCAACATCGAATAAACTAGGTAAGCACACAACTCGTAGGAAATGTCATGGAAACTCTACAGCGATTTCCTTTCGCAACAAAACTCATACGAGCTTGCTACAATTTAAAATTACGTACGAACTACTCAAAAGACTCCACGAAATTATGGtggtttttttcttttgaaatttaCTATCCTAGGCCCACACTAAGAGCGTGAGCAAAGAGCCCGAAGCGGAGCGCGTGAAAGAAGAAGACCGTGCGGCGCGGAACACGTCGCCCTCTAAGATGCCACTTGGAACGTTCACGCAAGGAAACCGGCTATTTTAAAGTTTAAACCCTAGACTCTAAATTCCTATCGTTTGTACTAAATTCCAGTCTAAATTAAACCCTGAAACTACTCGTTTACCTGTTACTCGCCCACATGCCATATTCATCTTCTTCCCCGATTTCATCCTCCATTCACTCCCAATCCATCTCGACCAGACCTCCCCGAGATGAATTTTGCAGCAACTAATAATGAAACAGAGCGAGTAATTATTTTGTTCTATATTTTTATGTGTATCATTCAGCAGTTTTTGTTGGGCTCTAgaaaaaaaacatgaaactatTGAGACACCATCCTATATAGCCTACCACACGGACAAGAAATATTTTCCTTGCCGCATAAGGAGAAAGCCAAAAAGCGGGCAAGCAACATACATCACAAAAAAAGCTAGCAAGCTGAGGCCAACTCAACGCAGTGGTGGCACCAAAAGGCCGACGCGGCGCATCGATAAGCGGGACCGACACAAATTTATCTAGAAGTAGACGTCACAAATTTATCTAGATTTGTATTTTTCTATGTATTAAAACACGTCTAGTCTAGATAAATTTGCGACAAGTAATTTGGAATATAGTCCTTTAGTGCATCACTAAGCTTGGCACTGaacctctcaaaaaaaaaagcttgGCACTGGACCAGCCGGCCCCTCCCTGGGCTGCTCCGTCCCCCGCACGCGCCCATTTTTCGATGACGTCTTATCAGAGCGCCACGCCACCGCCCCCCACCCTCCCTCGTACGTTGCTATAAATAGAGCATGGCTCAGCTCCATGAGCATCCAACAACAAGCTCATCATCAGCGTTCGTCGTCACTGGTTTGTAACTTTGCATTGCACTAATGGCTCCTGCTCAATGCGTTCCGTTGCAGCGGGTGTTCCACTTCGGCAAGGGCAAGAGCGAGGGCaacaaggccatgaaggagctgGTAACTGATCTGTAATCTTGTTCATGAGAAGCTTCATTTAGTTATTCCCCATTGTATGTAGCTCGATCGATAATTTTATATGCTTGTATATGTTGATGTGCAGCTGGGGGGCAAGGGCGCGAACTTGGCGGAGATGGCGAGCATCGGGCTGTCGGTGCCGCCGGGGTTCACGGTGTCGACGGAGGCGTGCGAGCAGTACCAGGCGGCGGGGCGGGCGCTGCCGCCGGGGCTGTGGGAGGAGACCCTGGAGGGCCTGCGGTGGGTGGAGGAGTACATGGGCGCCAGCCTCGGCGACCCGGCACGGCCGCTCCTCCTCTCCGTCCGGTCCGGCGCCGCCGTGTCCATGCCGGGGATGATGGACACGGTGCTCAACCTGGGCCTCAacgacgaggtggcggcggggctgGCGGCCAAGAGCGGCGACCGCTTCGCCTACGACTCCTACCGACGCTTCCTCGACATGTTCGGCAACGTGGTGAGTACTCGATCTATACTACTGCAGTACACACTCGGCTCTGAATTGCTAATTACTTGAGCTGATTAAGCTCGATCCGTCGTATACCATGCACGTGGACTGGTTGCTTGCCCTGCTGGGCATGGTAATGGTAATTTGCGTGCATCGACCAACCGTTGAAGTGGGAGCGACGGATACTTTAGGTTTGACACCGGTTGCGTCGCCCAGACGGTGGCTGCTGCCGCAGCTGTTGCTTTCTCAGAGTGATGACAAAGGTGTTTTTGCGCCTTTTTGTGTTGCTTGCGAGGTATCCTTGGAGTACTTAACTGGTAAAAAATGAATATTGGGCTAAGTACTCTTGCCATCTTGGCCAGTAGAATACGCGTGAGTTgtccaaaagaaaaaaagaagaataCGCGCGGTTGGTGATATATTTGTGTCTAAATATACCGCACACAAGTAGAATAGGGAAGGGAAAAATGGGAAACTAGTTGCTTAATTTAGAAAAAGGAGACCAATTCTTTTCttgaaaagagaaagaaactACTGATGCAGACTATATTATATTAGTCCTATATTTGCAAACACATTCGGTCACGGGGTATATGAAAGGAATTACCGATGAAGGCGACCTGTGTTACAATTTGACACTATTGGTTCACTCTGATAAGACAGGAAAAGAGGAAGGAGAAACTTCCTTCTTTAGCACAGCATGTTCATTTGTCATGAAAAGATATACGAGTATTTATATTCTTTTAAAATCTGAAacaattaaaagcagtttgttggGCTGACGGGAAAACATGACAAAAAAACTGCTCCAACAGAGTTGATAGATGACATATCTGCGTTATCTATCTTGTTTGTCCTGGAGGTTTCAACAAAttttccaaagttggtgttgtccGCTAGCTCTCGAGTGAAGCCATAGTTCAATGATACTAGTACTACCATGTCACTCGATGTTTCAGTCACCCCCGTCCTCACAAGCGATTCGACATGCCGAATTTCGAATGACCACTGAGTTCTAAGTTTCGACAGTGTAATTTCAAAACTCGGAGGGTTCAGATCTTGtgcttttttttgcgaatcattCAAATCTTGAGGTGAAATCACCAACGTAGTAACTGTAACTCTGAATCGGCCCGGTCGGTCCCTGACACCTTCGACACCGTCACGGGTCGCCCTGGTCCGGTCGGCCCTCAAGTCGAACCATCCTCTCTCGATGCTTACCCAATGTCCACCGACGACTGCACTTCACCAGTTCACCGACGACCGCGACGAGCGCGCCGGGCGGTGCCCGCGCGGGGGAGGTCACCCCACGCCTGCGCGCCTCGTGGAGGCCGGACCTCGACCCCGATGGCTAGATCGGTTTCGATTTCCCTGGCCGCGATGCCCTGGTAAAAGAGGAAATACTGTACTTAATCGTTAGGAACGAATATATTTTATTTTAGCACAATACTGTGGGTCGATGACAGCCAGTAGCTTGGGTTTGTCAAATTCCAGTCACTCATAATCTGACATTTGGGTTTGCATTGCATTTTCTGGCGTGTCTTCTTCGCTAAATACTACTGTAGTAGGTTATTCTGTACGAAGAGACTGGGCATTTGGGCGAAGGTTTATTCTGTATTACTCTGTACGAAAGCATCAACTGGCAAGGACATTGTTTACATTGTTTCTTAGGAGGACATTTCCTTTTTATCAGGTCATGGACATCCCTCATGCACTTTTCGAAGAGAAACTGGAAGCCATGAAATCAGCCAAGGGGGTGCACAATGACACCGACCTGACTGCCAGTGACCTCAGGGAGCTAGTGGGTCAGTACAAGAATGTCTACGTTGAGGCCAAAGGAGAAGAATTCCCCTCAGGTTTGTCCATAATGTTCCACCCTGTTTTTATTATCTGAAGTCTGTATCTTGAAACTGAATTTGTGTTTTATTTCACCTTGCTGATATGCCTATATGCTGTCTCTTGTCTTGGCATAGATCCAAAGAAGCAACTGCAGTTAGCAGTGCTGGCTGTGTTCAACTCGTGGGACAGCCCAAGAGCGAATAAGTACAGAAGCATTAACCAGATCACCGGACTGAGGGGCACCGCCGTAAACGTCCAGTGCATGGTGTTTGGCAACATGGGGAACACCTCTGGCACTGGTGTCCTCTTCACTAGGAACCCTAGCACCGGAGAGAAAAAGCTTTATGGCGAGTTCCTTGTAAATGCTCAGGTACGATGCGGTTCTGGTTGCTCCAATTCGCTTCTGAATTCTAGCTGTTGTGTTATGCATGTGCACATCTGGATGAGCGAGCGGCATGCTGCACAGTCTGGTCGAGTGACATTGCGTAGGCATGATAACACAATTTATGGATACTGCATATATATCTTATGCAGGGTGAAGATGTGGTTGCTGGAATCAGAACCCCAGAAGATCTTGATGCCATGAGGGACCACAtgccggaggcctatgtggagcttgTTGAAAACTGCGAAATACTGGAGGGCCACTATAAAGATATGATGGTATGCTATTCTAGTTCATTTTGTATTCCACTCTTTCAGTTTCAGTGTGATATGTCCCTTCTGTACTTGTGAGTTGGAAAGAACTGCTTTACCCAAAGATTTGCCGGAAGCTCCTGCAATGGGCCTGTTACTGTTGTAGTTTTAAGTAACTTGGCTTTTGATCCCTAGTACGACAAAACTTATTTTGAAACATCATGAAAAACTTAGCGAACTAGTTAGTTTATGTGATGATATCAGCATGATCTTTTCATATATTCAAACACCATCGCAGTGATTTCTTCAATAACTTGACTGCATGAGTGCTCTTTGATCATGATCCTGCTCTCGATGTGTTTCAGAAAAAATATTAATTTGCATCTCTACTACTTTCATGGTGATTGACTTGTATTTTCCATATGTAATGCAGGATATCGAATTTACAGTTCAAGAAAATAGGCTCTGGATGCTACAGTGCAGAGCAGGAAAGCGCACGGGTAAGGGCGCTGTCAAGATTGCTGTAGACATGGTTAATGAGGCTCTTGTTAATCGCAATACAGCGATTAAGATGGTAGAACCAGGTCACCTGGACCAGCTTCTTCATCCACAGGTATAAAATAATCAACACCTCTATTATCCTAACAAATTGTCTGCTCTTTCAGCATTTATTTGAATTACTTATTTATGTTACACAAGACTACATCGCTTGCATGCTGAGAATGCACTGTTAACCATTGAAGATATTAGAATCATTAAGCCTATGTTTTCTAACATACAACTGAACTCTGATGTATATGTATAATTACATTCTTTATATCAAAATTCGATTTTGTCATTTTATCTCATATGGGATCAACTTCAGTATCAGTTTTTAACATGCAAATTCAAACTCAGTCACTTGTATTGATATCGACAACTTTATTTTGACACGCTCATTTGAGATTCACTTAACAACTGATAGTGGCAATACATTGACACATTTATTATCCTTATGTTACGAAAACAGTTTGCGAACCCTGGGGCTGCTTCATACAAAGGCAAGGTTATTACCACAGGCTTACCAGCATCACCTGGGGCTGCTGTGGGCCAAATTGTATTTACCGCTGAAGATGCTGAAGCATGGCATGCCCAAGGGAAATCTGCTATTCTGGTATTCACATTTCCTTTTTATCCTCCTTttcatggcaagtggtctccttcattttatttcatttttagtTGGACCTGTGCTTCGGTTGCTTTGTCCAAGATTTTTTGTTAATCGTCTTTGGGAGATCTTCTTATCTCATGTTTCTTGTTAGAATAGTTGATTGAAGGGTTTCTTATAGGAAATTTCAATTACTGACAACTTTTTTTTTGACTGCACATGAAAATTTCTGCATTGTAATTTAGAGTTTGTCCTGATATATTTttgaactttctgaatgtaaagGTGAGGACAGAGACCAGCCCAGAGGATGTTGGTGGCATGCATGCAGCAGCTGGAATTCTTACAGCAAGAGGCGGTATGACTTCTCATGCTGCTGTTGTAGCGCGTGGTTGGGGCAAATGTTGTGTGTCAGGGTGTTCAAGCATCCGTGTAAATGAAACTGAAAAGGTGATTGAACTTGATGCTGCACATATCCAAGAAATGCTTTGTTAGACACAATGCTTCTTTACAGCCTAAAATTCGTAATAAAATCATGATAAGCTTATGCTCATCATTTTGTTTTATAGAGTTGCTTACTTTGTTCATTCTTTACTCACAGGTGGTAACAATTGAAGACAAGGTGCTCTATGAGGGTGACTGGCTATCACTCAATGGATCAACCGGTGATGTGATCCTTGGCAAACAGCCACTTTCCCCACCAGCCCTTAGCCCTGACTTGGAAACTTTCATGTCCTGGGTTGATGAAGTTAGGAAGCTCAAGGTAAATTTCTTAGAAATAAAAGAACAAGAAATGCCTCGAGAGGAAATTAACTATAAATTGCATCCGTTTTGTTATCGGGTCATCTCAAAGCATTACACAAGTTTCAACAAAAAAATCCTTATTATGCTCTTCATGTTTTAGGTTATGGCTAATGCCGATACCCCTGGGGATGCATTGGCAGCAAGAAAAAATGGGGCAGAAGGAATTGGACTCTGTCGGACAGAACATATGGTGGGTGTTAACTTCTTAGTTACTGTTTCTTTCTGTTTTGTTAGGATACTTAATTTCTTACCTTAATAATTTTTCTGTAGCCCAACAGTTCAAAGTGAACTTTATGGAAGCAAGTCTACTCTCCTTGACAATAAAAAAGTTTCATGTTCTTAATGTCTTTTGCAGTTCTTTGCTTCTGATGAGAGGATTAAGACTGTGAGGCAGATGATTATGGCTCCAACTGTTGAACTGAGGCAGAAAGCACTAGATCGTCTTCTGCCTTATCAGA from Lolium rigidum isolate FL_2022 chromosome 4, APGP_CSIRO_Lrig_0.1, whole genome shotgun sequence encodes the following:
- the LOC124707823 gene encoding pyruvate, phosphate dikinase 2 translates to MPSVSRAVCLQRPSTSGGRRNREAARSVAAPRARQAKPKVIHSGSGSARGQHCSPVRAVAAPPPIPATKKRVFHFGKGKSEGNKAMKELLGGKGANLAEMASIGLSVPPGFTVSTEACEQYQAAGRALPPGLWEETLEGLRWVEEYMGASLGDPARPLLLSVRSGAAVSMPGMMDTVLNLGLNDEVAAGLAAKSGDRFAYDSYRRFLDMFGNVVMDIPHALFEEKLEAMKSAKGVHNDTDLTASDLRELVGQYKNVYVEAKGEEFPSDPKKQLQLAVLAVFNSWDSPRANKYRSINQITGLRGTAVNVQCMVFGNMGNTSGTGVLFTRNPSTGEKKLYGEFLVNAQGEDVVAGIRTPEDLDAMRDHMPEAYVELVENCEILEGHYKDMMDIEFTVQENRLWMLQCRAGKRTGKGAVKIAVDMVNEALVNRNTAIKMVEPGHLDQLLHPQFANPGAASYKGKVITTGLPASPGAAVGQIVFTAEDAEAWHAQGKSAILVRTETSPEDVGGMHAAAGILTARGGMTSHAAVVARGWGKCCVSGCSSIRVNETEKVVTIEDKVLYEGDWLSLNGSTGDVILGKQPLSPPALSPDLETFMSWVDEVRKLKVMANADTPGDALAARKNGAEGIGLCRTEHMFFASDERIKTVRQMIMAPTVELRQKALDRLLPYQRSDFEGIFRAMDGLPVTIRLLDPPLHEFLPEGNVEDIVRELCSETGAAEDDVLARMEKLSEVNPMLGFRGCRLGISYPELTEMQARAIFEAAIAMTNQGIQVFPEIMVPLVGTPQELGHQVALIRQIANKVFTSMGKTIGYKVGTMIEIPRAALVADEIAEQAEFFSFGTNDLTQMTFGYSRDDVGKFLPIYLAQGILQHDPFEVLDQRGVGELVKIATERGRKARPNLKVGICGEHGGEPSSVAFFAKAGLDYVSCSPFRVPIARLAAAQVLV